The Reichenbachiella carrageenanivorans region TGAAATATTTGCTATTTTTTATTGCCAACACTTGGCATTATTCAGGCAAATCTCTACTTTTGTGTTCCCAAAATAAGGGGGTATAAGATTGGCCTATGGTGTAACTGGCAACACGTCTGGTTTTGGTCCAGAAGAGTCTAGGTTCGAGCCCTAGTAGGCCAACTTAAAAAGAAGCTGTCTCAACTGAGATAGCTTCTTTCATTTCACTAACGCACGAAACATGTCTGCAGTAAAGATCTTCGCCGGAAATGGCTCCAGAGAATTAGCAACCGAAATCGCTAATAGTTACGGCAAGCCACTTGGAAATTCAACCTCCAAAAAATTCAGCGATGGCGAGTTGTCTTTTAGCTACAACGAGACCGTTCGCGGCTGTGACGTTTTCATCATTCAATCTACGGGACCTTCTGACAACCTGATCGAGCTATTGCTCATGATCGATGCAGCCAAAAGAGCAAGTGCTAAGTCTGTAACTTGTGTCGTTCCTTACTACGGCTACGCACGTCAAGACAGAAAAGACAAACCAAGAGTATCTATTGCGGCCAAACTAATGGCCAATGTATTGCAAGCAGCTGGCGCTGACCGACTGATGACTTGCGACCTGCATGCCGATCAAATTCAAGGTTTTTTCGACATCCCTGTAGACCATCTAGTAAGCGCCTCTATTTTTGTGCCTTACATCAAAGATTTAAAATTAGACAACCTAATCTTTGCCGCACCAGACGTAGGAAGCACAAAAAGAGTTAGAGAATTTGCTAAGTTTTTTGAGGCCGACATGGTCGTTTGTGACAAACACAGAAAGAGAGCCAATGAAATTGCTTCTATGCAAGTCATTGGAGACGTAGAAGGAAAGAACGTTATCTTAGTAGATGACATCATTGATACCGCAGGCACCCTGACTAAAGCCGCCAACCTTTTGAAGGAAAAAGGAGCAGTTTCGGTAAGAGCTTTCTGTACTCACCCCATCCTATCTGGCAATGCCTACGAAAACGTAGACAGCTCAGAACTGGAGGAATTGGTAGTG contains the following coding sequences:
- a CDS encoding ribose-phosphate pyrophosphokinase; amino-acid sequence: MSAVKIFAGNGSRELATEIANSYGKPLGNSTSKKFSDGELSFSYNETVRGCDVFIIQSTGPSDNLIELLLMIDAAKRASAKSVTCVVPYYGYARQDRKDKPRVSIAAKLMANVLQAAGADRLMTCDLHADQIQGFFDIPVDHLVSASIFVPYIKDLKLDNLIFAAPDVGSTKRVREFAKFFEADMVVCDKHRKRANEIASMQVIGDVEGKNVILVDDIIDTAGTLTKAANLLKEKGAVSVRAFCTHPILSGNAYENVDSSELEELVVTDSIKIKEGVSSKIKVASMSELFAKAIRKIHDHESISSLFIQ